From the Arcobacter arenosus genome, one window contains:
- a CDS encoding response regulator, whose protein sequence is MAKLLIVDDSTMLRDMLNYALNEGGYTDVVEAVDGVDGLEKAKSQTFDLIITDVNMPNMDGLTLIGELRKLSAYSSKPILVLTTERSDEMKAKGKAAGATGWIVKPFVPEQLLKAVNIVLSR, encoded by the coding sequence ATGGCTAAGCTTTTAATTGTTGATGATTCTACAATGTTGAGAGATATGCTTAATTATGCATTAAATGAAGGTGGTTACACTGATGTTGTAGAGGCAGTTGATGGTGTTGATGGACTAGAAAAGGCAAAGTCTCAAACTTTTGATCTTATTATAACAGATGTAAATATGCCAAATATGGATGGTTTGACACTTATTGGAGAATTAAGAAAGCTTTCTGCTTATTCAAGTAAACCAATTTTAGTTTTAACAACTGAAAGAAGTGATGAAATGAAAGCAAAAGGTAAAGCTGCAGGAGCAACAGGTTGGATTGTTAAGCCATTTGTTCCAGAACAATTGTTAAAAGCAGTTAATATTGTACTAAGTAGATAA
- a CDS encoding phosphoribosyltransferase: MTPDKIYFKNRDVAAYRLIDILPINKMKLEDWTVIASSYNGYPIAEIIANELNAKLDIMFSRKIFSPNNDECEIAIVTETEEVVIHEELVKAFNISLDFVFSKSRYIFDNELSSCVNKFRKGNKLKDLENKNVLLIDEGLNTSLTMMACIKTAIHLGAKSVSVAIPILPTASIPTIESIADDLYYVKNLDHFISIDFYYDELEMLTYDDVKKYREKGN; encoded by the coding sequence ATGACGCCAGATAAAATATATTTTAAAAATAGAGATGTGGCTGCATATAGACTTATTGATATTCTTCCAATTAATAAAATGAAACTAGAAGATTGGACAGTTATTGCAAGTTCATATAATGGATACCCAATTGCAGAGATTATTGCCAATGAATTAAATGCAAAACTTGATATAATGTTTTCGAGGAAAATATTTTCACCTAATAATGATGAGTGTGAAATTGCTATTGTGACTGAAACTGAGGAAGTTGTAATTCATGAAGAATTAGTAAAAGCTTTTAATATTAGTTTAGATTTTGTTTTTTCAAAATCTAGATATATCTTTGATAATGAACTATCTTCTTGTGTAAACAAGTTTAGAAAAGGTAACAAATTAAAAGATTTAGAAAACAAAAACGTTTTACTAATAGATGAAGGTTTAAATACAAGTTTAACTATGATGGCTTGCATTAAAACTGCAATTCATCTTGGAGCAAAGTCAGTTTCAGTGGCAATACCAATTTTACCAACTGCTAGTATTCCTACAATAGAATCAATTGCAGATGACCTTTATTATGTAAAAAATCTTGATCATTTTATTAGTATCGATTTTTATTATGATGAGTTGGAAATGTTAACTTACGATGATGTAAAAAAATATAGAGAAAAAGGAAATTAG
- a CDS encoding polyribonucleotide nucleotidyltransferase has product MSTVCEFELNGKQEIFEFGKVAKQANGSVLAKLGNAVVLATVVSEFDNPVEEDFTPLTVQYVEKTYAAAKLPGGFIKREAKPSEFETLTSRVIDRSLRPLFPKGYVYPTTITVIVLSADKDVDLQVLALNAASAALYTSNLPIKKSISGVRIAKIEGEYVVNPSSSQLEDSTLDLYVAGSKEELLMIEMKAISSEEMVEVDIEAFSKIHKTNEMNEDQLVEAIAVAQEALKESNETYEKAFESVCKEICEVELVEFTIDEKVINYVRDNYISNVKEALKKLAKSERATELKDVAKLIAKDDFCVSNEIEFSTVYEAVSIVKREAVRAMIVNDKVRADGRGLRDVRPITIDTNILPSTHSSCLFTRGETQALVVGTLAGPKDGQMYEILTEKSTNVENFMVHYNFPGFSVGEAKPMFGVGRRELGHGNLAKKALEATIDKDYDETVRLVSEILESNGSSSMATVCGGSLALKAAGVPISNLVAGVAMGMVVEGDNYSVLTDIMGLEDHDGDMDFKVAGTKEGITALQMDIKLGGIELSVLKEALLQAKEGREHILGLMEEASLEIVPSEALPLIEQFAIDPSKFMVIIGKAGATIKEIIERFSVSIDLDRDTGNVKVSGDNKQNVLDACEHIKTISNNASSRKDNPKKNIDFEKLYQIDEVLTGKVVRLADFGAFVELPKGGEGLLHISKISKQRVKKVEDVLNVDDSVEIKVLKVKKDRIELASSSL; this is encoded by the coding sequence ATGTCAACAGTGTGTGAGTTTGAGTTGAATGGAAAACAAGAAATATTTGAGTTTGGGAAGGTTGCCAAACAAGCTAATGGATCTGTATTAGCAAAATTAGGAAATGCTGTTGTTCTAGCTACGGTTGTAAGTGAATTTGATAATCCAGTTGAAGAAGATTTTACTCCTTTAACTGTTCAGTATGTAGAAAAAACATATGCCGCTGCAAAATTGCCAGGTGGTTTTATAAAAAGGGAAGCAAAACCAAGTGAATTTGAAACTTTAACATCGAGAGTTATTGATAGAAGTTTAAGACCACTTTTCCCAAAGGGTTATGTATATCCAACTACAATTACCGTAATTGTTCTAAGTGCAGATAAAGATGTTGATTTACAAGTTTTAGCTTTAAATGCTGCAAGTGCTGCCCTTTATACTTCTAACCTTCCAATTAAAAAATCAATTTCAGGTGTTAGAATTGCTAAAATTGAAGGTGAATATGTTGTTAATCCTTCAAGTTCACAATTAGAAGATTCAACTTTAGATCTTTATGTTGCAGGTTCAAAAGAGGAACTATTGATGATTGAGATGAAAGCTATTTCATCTGAAGAGATGGTTGAAGTTGATATTGAGGCATTTTCTAAAATTCACAAAACAAATGAAATGAATGAAGATCAGTTAGTTGAAGCAATTGCAGTTGCACAAGAGGCTTTAAAAGAGTCAAACGAGACTTATGAAAAAGCTTTTGAATCTGTTTGTAAAGAGATTTGTGAAGTTGAATTAGTTGAATTTACAATTGATGAAAAAGTAATTAACTATGTAAGAGACAACTATATCTCTAACGTTAAAGAAGCATTAAAAAAATTAGCAAAAAGTGAAAGAGCCACAGAGCTTAAAGATGTTGCAAAATTAATAGCAAAAGATGATTTTTGTGTTTCAAATGAGATTGAATTCTCAACTGTATATGAAGCTGTATCTATTGTAAAAAGAGAAGCAGTTAGAGCAATGATTGTAAATGATAAAGTTAGAGCTGATGGAAGAGGGTTAAGAGATGTAAGACCTATTACTATTGATACAAATATTTTACCATCTACTCACTCATCTTGTTTATTTACAAGAGGTGAAACACAAGCTTTAGTAGTTGGAACTTTAGCTGGACCAAAAGATGGTCAAATGTATGAGATTTTAACAGAAAAATCTACAAATGTAGAAAATTTCATGGTTCATTATAACTTCCCTGGTTTTTCAGTTGGTGAAGCAAAACCTATGTTTGGTGTAGGAAGACGTGAATTAGGTCATGGAAATCTAGCTAAAAAAGCTTTAGAGGCTACTATTGATAAAGATTATGATGAGACAGTAAGACTTGTTTCTGAAATTTTAGAATCTAATGGTTCTTCATCTATGGCTACTGTTTGTGGTGGTTCTTTAGCCCTAAAAGCAGCAGGAGTTCCTATTTCTAACCTAGTTGCTGGTGTAGCAATGGGTATGGTTGTTGAAGGTGATAATTATTCAGTTTTAACAGATATTATGGGATTAGAAGATCATGATGGAGATATGGATTTTAAAGTTGCTGGAACAAAAGAAGGAATCACTGCTTTACAAATGGATATAAAACTTGGTGGAATTGAATTATCAGTTTTAAAAGAAGCATTATTACAAGCAAAAGAGGGTAGAGAGCATATTTTAGGATTAATGGAAGAAGCATCTTTAGAAATTGTACCAAGTGAAGCTTTACCTTTAATTGAACAATTTGCAATTGATCCTAGTAAATTTATGGTAATAATTGGAAAAGCTGGAGCAACAATAAAAGAGATAATTGAAAGATTCTCAGTATCAATTGATTTAGATAGAGATACAGGTAATGTAAAAGTAAGTGGAGATAATAAACAAAATGTTTTAGATGCTTGTGAACATATAAAAACTATTTCAAATAATGCAAGCTCGAGAAAAGACAATCCAAAGAAAAATATAGACTTTGAAAAGTTATATCAAATAGATGAAGTTTTAACTGGTAAAGTAGTTAGACTTGCAGACTTTGGTGCCTTTGTAGAATTACCAAAAGGTGGTGAAGGGTTATTACATATTTCTAAAATCTCTAAACAAAGAGTTAAGAAAGTTGAAGATGTTTTAAATGTTGATGACTCTGTTGAAATAAAAGTATTAAAAGTAAAAAAAGACAGAATAGAATTAGCATCTAGTTCTTTATAA